The DNA region CTCCTTCGGCATCTATCTCTGTAAGGCCCTCATAGTTACCCATCCCCTTGGCTATAACAACCTCGGCCTCCTCAAAGATCCTCATGAAATCCTCTGATACCTCGCTTTGAACCATTCCCACAGAGTCGGTGCCTGTTGTTACGATTTCAGCCACCTCATGGAGGCCCGCATTAATTGCATCCTCCATGCATGCGTCGTTGAGGATGGGTTTGCCCTTAACTGCAACCTTCACATCAACCCCATACTCTCCAATCCTTTCAATGAGTGGCCTGTCAAAGAGTATCTCACCTGTATTATCCAGGAGATAAAGGACCTCTGAGGCATCCTCAAGTTTTTTTTCGAGTAAGGGCACATGGTTTATCCTTAGCGGGGCCTTCAGTGACTCCTCAATACCCTGATCATGGTTGAAGTCAAGTCCCAGGGCACCGAAGTCTATTATGTTGCCTGTTATTGCAACCTTAACATGGCTTTCCAGGTCGCCGTGTTTCTGGAGGTACTCCTCAGCAAGCGGCAGGAACCTGGATGCTATCTCATTGCACCGCCTCTTCTCCATGAGGTAGGGGTCCTCCGAGCCTGTCATCTCCTTTATGAGCCTGTGCATTGCTGTTCCGAGTTCATTTGATGCCTGACCCTTCCTGAATCTTTCATTCAGGAGTTCAACCACCTTCATCATTACATGGAGTTTGAGGTCCTCGTCATCTGTTGCAAGATCAAGGGCCTCCCTTGCCTGCCGCAGGAAACATGGCGCGCATTCATAGTATACCTTCATCTCCAAACCCTCACCTAAACCATGGTTTTCCACCGGCTCTGAGGACGGTCTCAACAGATACCTTCATCTCCAAACCCTCACCTAACCCCCATAGATTACCCTGATTATCTCAATAATATCCCCATCAGATATTTCCTCTTCCTCTATCACTATCTCACTGTTCCTTTTAACAACGGCTGTCTCCAGTGGGATCTGGAGTTCCTGTAAGATGTCCTTAATCTTCTTTTTTTCTTCAGATTCCATTACTCTCTTTCCATCATCTGTGATCACTGTGAACTTCATCTTCATTCACCCCTAATTCGTTTATGAATGTGCATGCCTTACATAACCTGCCTGATGATGGCTCACCGCAACGTACACACGTCCCTGATTTCCTGATGCCATCCATATCCCTTATAAGGGTCTCCTTTATTTTATCAAAGCCCCTTAGGGTGGAGTACATTATAGTGGGACGTTTCACAGATATCTGCTTCAGGAAGTCACCTATTTCCCTTCTGAATGAGCCTGCTGCATAGGGGCAGCCTGCAAGGTGGACATCAAGGCCCCTTGCAAGGACGTACAGCCCAACCTCCCTTTCAGGTATCTCCCTGAGGGGTTTGATCTTTGGTATGAACCTTCCGCCTGCAGTGGATGTCATGGGGCCTATCCTTTTGAGGTTTTCAAGGTTACCCTCCAGGTAATTCATGACTATGGCCTGGCACTCATCGTCCAGGTTGTGGCCGGTTGCTATCTTCGTTGCCCCACTCTTTTGGGCCTCCCTGTTAAGTATCCAGCGTCTGAAAACTCCGCAGTATGTGCATGCCCCCCTTGAGGGATTTTTCATGACCTCATCAAGTGTTATGCCTGCATAATCCTTCAGCGTGACAACCCTGTGGGTTATGCCCCTCTCGGCACAGAATCTTCTGGCAATCCTTACACCATCCTCCCTGTAACCTGATATGCCCTCATCGATGGTTACAGCCTCAAGTTCTATTATATTTCTGTTCCTCAGCTCATCGAGGATGTCGGTGACCATGATGCTGTCCTTTCCGCCTGAAAGCCCCACAAGGACCCTGTCACCCCTTTCTATAAGCCCATATTTCCTTATATCCCTCATTACCTTCTTTCTGGTGGTTTCTATGAAGCATTCACTGCAGAGCATCTGTCCAGAGTATTTCCTGTTTATTATGACCCTTTCTGATCCACACCTGGTGCACTGCATCTAAACTCTCCCTTATGTGTAAAAACAAGCCATTAATTAACGCTGACCATTTTCAAATAGCACTGACCTCTCAAAGAGTTCAAAATCCTGAACATAACCCTTACCCGTCCTCAGGGCTATTTCTGCCTTCTTTAATTCTGCTCCAAGGTAGGCTGCATGTTCAAGTCTGCTTACAAGTTTTCTATTTATAATCTCCTCATATAACCTTTTGGCGCTATCTGATGTGAAGGCAATTACCGGCTCTGTTTTATCATAGAGGACTGCCTTTATCCTGTCGTCCTCAACCATGATCTTGAAGCTGCCGCATTTATCCCTTACGAACTTCATACCCCCCTCTGCCTCAATGGTGGGTACACTGATTTCCTCAACTATCCTGCTGGGTTTTCTCTTATCCTTGAATAGTACAAGGTTTATTCCAAGGTCCTTGGGTACAGATCCCCTGTGTTTGGCCAGGAACATCATCTTTGATGCCACTGAGAGTTCATGAACGCTTCCAAGTGCTTTTCCGCTCTCCTCGGGTGTGAAGAGTATGCTCACGCCCAGTTCCATTCCAAAACCAGCGAGAAGCGCATTCACCCCTGTGGAGTCTACATCGAGGAGTTCGGTTACGTTCCCAACACCAAAGAACACAGGGTCGGGGTTTCTCTCTGTGTACATTCTGCATGCCATCACAGACTCCACTATGCTCCTGCTGTTTACCGGATCAAGCACAGGGTCGGCTATTACATCTATACCCCTGCATTTTCCTTTGAGTTTCTCCAGGGCATCAACCCTCTCCTCAACCGTTTCAGGGACCCATCCCTCACTGTAGTCTGTTGGTAGGATCACTGCAGGTACACTGTTTTTTCTGAGTGACTTTAGAACGTCCCTGTAGTTTCCAAGGTCCAGGCTCAGGATCATATCCACGCCACACTCGACTGCGGCCTCAATTTCAGGGGGGTTGAGGCTATCCACACTGAGGGGTAGGTGAGGGGCAGCTGAGCGTGCTGTTTCGATTATTTCAGGGAGCAGCTCTGAGTTGTCCTCACCGGCCAGCATTCCGAGGTCAATCATGTCCGCCCCGCTTTTAATGAAATATTCAATCCTTTCCCTGAGTTTACCTTCTTTCAGGAGAATGGGGGCATTGGCAACCTCCGCGAGGACCCTCATGGGGAAGTCCCTCCCTACTGGAAGGTTACCTATGAGTATGTTTTCATCCCCCTCCAGCAGCTCCTCCCTCTTTCTGGTATCGTTCTCAAAGTCCTCTATGAACTGGAGGGCCCTACGCC from Methanothermobacter sp. K4 includes:
- a CDS encoding DUF89 domain-containing protein, whose translation is MKVYYECAPCFLRQAREALDLATDDEDLKLHVMMKVVELLNERFRKGQASNELGTAMHRLIKEMTGSEDPYLMEKRRCNEIASRFLPLAEEYLQKHGDLESHVKVAITGNIIDFGALGLDFNHDQGIEESLKAPLRINHVPLLEKKLEDASEVLYLLDNTGEILFDRPLIERIGEYGVDVKVAVKGKPILNDACMEDAINAGLHEVAEIVTTGTDSVGMVQSEVSEDFMRIFEEAEVVIAKGMGNYEGLTEIDAEGDIFCLLNAKCHAIARDLGVKKGDNVAVKL
- a CDS encoding MoaD/ThiS family protein gives rise to the protein MKFTVITDDGKRVMESEEKKKIKDILQELQIPLETAVVKRNSEIVIEEEEISDGDIIEIIRVIYGG
- a CDS encoding TIGR00269 family protein; translated protein: MQCTRCGSERVIINRKYSGQMLCSECFIETTRKKVMRDIRKYGLIERGDRVLVGLSGGKDSIMVTDILDELRNRNIIELEAVTIDEGISGYREDGVRIARRFCAERGITHRVVTLKDYAGITLDEVMKNPSRGACTYCGVFRRWILNREAQKSGATKIATGHNLDDECQAIVMNYLEGNLENLKRIGPMTSTAGGRFIPKIKPLREIPEREVGLYVLARGLDVHLAGCPYAAGSFRREIGDFLKQISVKRPTIMYSTLRGFDKIKETLIRDMDGIRKSGTCVRCGEPSSGRLCKACTFINELGVNEDEVHSDHR
- a CDS encoding dihydropteroate synthase-like protein; translated protein: MRVLIITGKLASGTVRDAVSASSHEVHVHVVNTPIAAFLTPRKIISEINDINFSDGAPDMIIVPGLIPKDVKVIWEETGIPAYKGPTDAADLPIVLDMLDELELSTRKPADRLIEEEQRRRALQFIEDFENDTRKREELLEGDENILIGNLPVGRDFPMRVLAEVANAPILLKEGKLRERIEYFIKSGADMIDLGMLAGEDNSELLPEIIETARSAAPHLPLSVDSLNPPEIEAAVECGVDMILSLDLGNYRDVLKSLRKNSVPAVILPTDYSEGWVPETVEERVDALEKLKGKCRGIDVIADPVLDPVNSRSIVESVMACRMYTERNPDPVFFGVGNVTELLDVDSTGVNALLAGFGMELGVSILFTPEESGKALGSVHELSVASKMMFLAKHRGSVPKDLGINLVLFKDKRKPSRIVEEISVPTIEAEGGMKFVRDKCGSFKIMVEDDRIKAVLYDKTEPVIAFTSDSAKRLYEEIINRKLVSRLEHAAYLGAELKKAEIALRTGKGYVQDFELFERSVLFENGQR